ATATTAATATTTATTTAATACATCCTCAAGGAGGGTGGAATGTCACCATCAGCGGAACACATGACTGACTACATTCATAATTTGATTACAATGATCGAGTCCTTAAGCGAGCCATGGGGTATTAAGGATTTATCATCACGGCATATTTACATGAACAAGGCAGCCTATTTTTATACAAGCACACCGGAAAAATTTGATATCGAGGGGCGCTTTGATGATGAATTCCCTGCCAGCTGGGCAGAACTCTCCGATGATTTAAAAGAACACGACAGGCTGACAGAAAATAGTGAGAAACGGGTGACGGTGATCGAAACACATTACTGGTATGGCAAAAAAACACTCACACCTTGTGTTAGCGAAAAGATTCCTATTTTTGATAGAAACAAGGTCTGTATTGGAACCATGTGGAGTGCCAGACAGTTAGATTCGCGTTCT
The nucleotide sequence above comes from Pectobacterium brasiliense. Encoded proteins:
- a CDS encoding helix-turn-helix transcriptional regulator, with the translated sequence MSPSAEHMTDYIHNLITMIESLSEPWGIKDLSSRHIYMNKAAYFYTSTPEKFDIEGRFDDEFPASWAELSDDLKEHDRLTENSEKRVTVIETHYWYGKKTLTPCVSEKIPIFDRNKVCIGTMWSARQLDSRSPLVYINQQKPTVLQTEIATDVFTQAELDIIFLLLQRFSNKEIARKMNVSPKTIENRVYNMYQKTDTHSLPQFEAFCRNLGVDGYIPRSLITKGIQFI